The Cucumis melo cultivar AY chromosome 6, USDA_Cmelo_AY_1.0, whole genome shotgun sequence genome includes a region encoding these proteins:
- the LOC127149767 gene encoding ribonucleoside-diphosphate reductase small chain gives MPSIPDEPLLAPNPDRFCMFPIQYPQIWEMYKKALASFWTAEEVDLSQDLRHWDSLTSDEKHFITYVLAFFAASDGIVLENLAGRFMKEVQVAEARAFYGFQICIENIHSEMYSLLLETYIKDSSEKNRLFHAIDTVPCVKKKADWALKWIDSTDSFAERILAFACVEGIFFSGSFCSIFWLKKRGLMPGLTFSNELISRDEGLHCDFACLLYSLLRKKLSEDRVRQIVTEAVDIEREFVCDALPVALVGMNGDLMSQYIEFVADRLVGTLGYEKIYNVQNPFDWMELISLQGKTNFFEKRVGEYQKASVMSSLNGNGGIHEFKMDEDF, from the coding sequence ATGCCTTCAATTCCCGACGAGCCTCTCCTCGCCCCTAACCCCGATCGCTTCTGCATGTTCCCAATTCAATATCCTCAAATCTGGGAGATGTACAAGAAAGCCCTAGCCTCCTTCTGGACCGCCGAAGAGGTCGATCTCTCACAAGACCTCCGCCATTGGGATTCCTTAACTTCCGACGAGAAACACTTCATCACTTACGTCCTTGCCTTCTTCGCCGCCTCTGATGGTATCGTTTTGGAGAACCTTGCCGGACGGTTCATGAAAGAAGTCCAAGTCGCTGAAGCCAGAGCCTTCTATGGATTTCAAATTTGTATTGAGAACATTCATTCTGAGATGTATAGTCTTCTCCTTGAAACTTATATCAAGGATTCCAGTGAGAAGAATCGGCTGTTTCATGCTATTGATACTGTCCCATGTGTGAAGAAGAAGGCCGATTGGGCGTTGAAGTGGATTGATAGCACGGACTCATTTGCTGAGCGGATTTTGGCATTTGCTTGCGTTGAGGGAATTTTCTTCTCAGGTAGTTTCTGCTCTATTTTCTGGTTGAAAAAACGTGGGTTAATGCCTGGATTGACGTTCTCAAACGAATTGATTTCACGAGATGAAGGTCTTCATTGTGATTTTGCTTGTTTGTTGTATTCATTGTTGAGGAAGAAATTGAGTGAGGATCGAGTGAGGCAGATTGTTACGGAGGCCGTGGATATAGAGAGGGAATTCGTTTGTGATGCTTTGCCGGTGGCTCTTGTTGGAATGAATGGAGATTTGATGAGTCAATACATTGAATTTGTGGCGGATAGGTTGGTTGGAACATTGGGGTACGAGAAAATCTATAATGTTCAAAACCCATTTGATTGGATGGAGTTGATTTCGTTGCAAGGGAAGACTAATTTCTTTGAGAAAAGAGTTGGGGAATACCAAAAGGCATCTGTGATGTCAAGTCTAAATGGAAATGGAGGAATTCATGAGTTTAAGATGGATGAAGATTTCTGA